Part of the Catalinimonas alkaloidigena genome is shown below.
AGTAATCTCAGCTTTGGGCTCAGTACTACCTGTACTAATTACTTCTATATTATCAAGGAAGTAGAATTCAGTATAATCGCTGTTTTTAAATTTTACGATCAACTCTAATTGCTGTCCTATAACTTCAGAAATACTTACCTTAATTCCTGAACTACCTATCACTCCTTTGACCTCTTTTAAAAGATAATCTACTCCGTCTACCCTGTAATATACTTTAATATAATCCGGGTTATGCCTGTCTTCAAGGTCTCCCTGAGAATATAACATGAGAGAAATATCTATGATTTGACCTTCAATATTAATGCTTTCAGAGTGCCAGCTTCCTTCTCCAACTGCACCTCTTGCCTGCAAACGATTATCAACTACTTTAAAAGCAGCATTACCGGACATACTGCCTCTGTCCAAACTCCAGGCACTACCATCACTAAATCCATTATCATCAGTAGCGCCATCACTGGTGGTAAAGGTTTCTGCCCAGGGAAGTATACCAATTTCAGGCGTTGGAGAGTAGCTAATATCGGTCTGATAAGCGCCTAAGTCTACTGCTATTCCGCTTTCCCAACCCATTGCCTGAGCCACATCTTCAGGTAATGGAGCGCCTGACTTGATTGCCATTGAAGTAGGCTTAAGGTTTAGATTTCCCGAACTAGCATCTACGAAGAATGGATCACTACCACCTTGAATTCCAAAACCATGCTGTTCGTACCCTAATTTACTTCTGAATTCCTGAATAGTCTCCAGGCGCTGCTCTTCGTTACAGCTATTATTATTAATCTTCCACCTAACAGCCAAACTTGGCTTTCCTGCAGTAGAGCGATAATATGCATTATAATCTTGTTCAGCGATAGCATTATCATCACACTCTTTTTTCTTCATATGATACAAAGCTGAAGGGTATTCGCCGATAAAAGCTTCTGAAAGTATATTATTCTTTACTACGGTATTTCTGGTAATGTACGGATCATTAGGGTCTTTCTCGTCCCCACGGGTGCTTTCAAACACCTCTAGCGCTATCTCATTATTATGCAAAGTATTATTAAAGACTCTTACATCTGATGAGTTTGCAACTGAGATACCTGCTCCTATAAACCTCTCATTGCTACCACTTTCCAGCGACACATTACCGGCAATGATTACATCATCGGTGATTTCGCAATGTATCCCATTACGAGAGTTATTCTTTAAGAAATTATTTACCAGTATTGACCCATTACATTTTTCGTCCAGCCAGAGGCCATTTGCATCATTATCTACAAATGAGTTATTGCGTACCTCTACTTCTTTAGACCATAGGATTTTCACTCCGGCAGGCGACCAGCTGTTTCTATTGTATTTCTCCAGATTATTGTAGCTGAAACTATTTCCGATCAGCTTAACCCTATCAGAATAAGCTACACCTCCTCCCTGGCAGGCATTATATGCAAATAAGTTGTTTTTCAATACTACATCATCAGCATGCTGTATTCTGATACCAGCTGCACCATTCCAAACTGCTTCACTGTTTTCTACCGTTGCTCCTGATGAGCCAATAAATATACCTGCGTCAGTATAATGCATCAATTTTAGGCCACGAATGATAATACCAGTTTCTGATACACCATACGTATTTAAACCCCACCATTCTGCACTGATTTCTACTTGTTTGCCAGATGGGTTCGTACCGATATAGACTAGCTTGTTTGAATAGTCAACATAAAATTTCCCGGGACTTACTTCGCTCAATGAGCCTACCTGTATTTGAGATTGTCCATTGATATATACCATATCACGATGGTCAGCCATTGGGTTTTCTACGCCTACTGCTCTTCCGTCGTCATTATTTGGCTTGCCATATAAGTCTGACCAGTTTCCCTTCCAAATATTACCGGATGCTACCCAATCTCTTTTTACTTCACTACCCTTGAGAACCACTTCCGCACCGGGATAAGGCTGAAGAGTTAATCGGCGTGGAATATTAGTACTGTATTTACTAGTACGATAAGTCCCGCCCTTTATTACAATGGTGGTACCCCGAGGTGCTTTTTGCAACGCTGTAGAAAGTGCGCATGGGTTATTCTCACTACATGGCGCACTTCCTGTACCATCTGGTGATACAAAATATGCTCCACTGGGTATACTATAGTTAGCATTTGCTGGCCCATAGGTTCCACCGGGCTGTGCTATTGTTTGAATAGTACAATAACAAAATAACAAACAACACACAGATCTTACCCAAAGCTGCTGGGTAAGTATCCATTCCTTGAAAGTAAAGTTCCTATTCATAATCACTCATTTATTTGTACTATTCAAAGCATCAAATGAGCGACCACTCTGTCTCGTATTTATTGCACTTTACTAATATTATCCAGAAGTGTAATATTTAAACTATATGGTAGATTAGCTAAAAAAATGAGTGCTTTTGTTTTATTCATTCTTTTTCAGGTAGATTAAATTATCATCCTTATAACTTTCATTAGTTAGAATAAAATTAAAATTATAAAACATCACAAACTGAAAATACATTACAACAACATAAATAAAACATTTATACACCCTTCCTAACACAAATTGAAGTTAATTGTACTTTTACAATATCAAGAGAGCGATAAACAATTTGAATCATTGTACTTTACTAATAAAAAAGCCGACTAAATAGTCGGCTTTTTTATTAGTAAACAATTACTCCTCACTGCGGCTAGTCTTTCTGCAAGCGTATATTTTGGATATTACCCGCAGCATCTAGTACTCTCAATATATATATATTAGAAGGTAGGTGTGACAAGTTAAGATAAATGCTTCCTTCCGTACTCACCTGATCTCTTTTAAACATTTCATTGCCTACGTAATCCGTGATCTGCAGATTCACCTTATTATTCGTGGCGCCTTCAACATTAATGGTTATATCATTAACAAAAGGATTGGGTGAAACGCTAACCTCCAAAGGATTGATATTTAGCATTGCATTGTTACTAGCTGGTGAAGCATCATCTTTTACATTAAAATTGATAGTTTTTTGGTCTAGTAAAGTACCCTTTCCTCCTGATTGGCTGTATGCTTTGATTGTGATTGTATGCGAACCGACATTAAAGTACAGCTTTCTATACCCTGCACCATCACCTTGCAAAGCGTAAGGCGCTACACCCTCTACCTGATACCTTGACACGCCATTATAATCAAAAACAATGCTACCAACCGTACCAGAAATATTGACATACATATTAAGATCAGCAGAAGGAAGATCTCTCAAATGAATGGTTTCACCTTCTGTAATAGAGGTATAACCACTGACTTTTTCTCCCGTATTTTCTTTTACTACCGATATACTCTTTATTATATCACCTGAAGGACTTGGGCTTGGGCTAGGACTTGGGCTGGAGCCTGAACCTCCATCGCCTTTAACATTAAAATTAATCGTCTTTGAATCCAACAATGTTCCTTTACCATTTGAATTACTATAGGCTTTTATGGTAATTGAGTTAGCGCCTGGCTGTAGATCTAGATTACTATAGCTTCCACCATTACCCTGCAAAGCATAGGCAGCATTATTTTCTATCTGATAAGCACTAGTACCATTATAATCAAATACCACACTACCAACAGTCTTGCTTAGATTAGCGTAAATATTAAGCCCGGTAGAAGGAAGATCATCCAGATGCACGGTTTCGCCTTCATCAAGAGATGTATAGCCAGGAACCTTTGCTCCTGTACTCTCTACTACAATTGACATCCCCTCAATTATTCCCTTTGAGGGGGTAGCTGTAGTCGTTGAAGTATTAACATTTACATTATCCAGAAAGTAAAATTCAGTATAATCGCTATTCTTAAACTTTACAATGAGTTGTAGTGTCTTACCTTTTATGTTAGATGCCTTCACCTGTACTCCTGAGCTACCCAGTTTACCATTTACTTCTTTGACTAGCTTTTCAGAACCATCTACTCGAGTATAAACTTTCACATAATCTGAAGGGTCTTCCAAATCACCTTGTGAGTACAACATAAGGGATAAGTTTACTTCTTTTCCTTCAATATTAATTTGCTCTGAGCGCCAGCTTCCTTCCCCTACTGCTCCTCTGGCATGCAAACGGTTATTTTGCACATTAAATGCCGCATTACTTGACATGTTTCCTCTATTCAGGCTCCAGGCACTTCCGTCGCTTAAACCATTATCACTTGTAGAGCCATCGCTGGTCGTAAAGGTCTCTTTCCAGGGAAGTGTGCCCGTATCGGGGCTAGGGGCCTGTGACTCACTGATGTTGGTCTGATAGGCTCCTATGTCTACTACTTTGCCACTCTCCCAGCCCATAGCCTGAGCTACATCTGATGGTAAGGGAGCCCCCGCCTTAATAGCCATTGAGGAAGACTTAAGTTTAAAGTTGTCCGAACCGGCATTCACAAAGAAAGGCTCACTACCTCCTTGTATACCGAAGCCATTTTTCTCAAAGCCCAACTTGTTCTTGAACTCCTGTATAGTTTCAAAGCGCTGCTCTTCATTACAACTATTGTTATTGATTTTCCATCTTATCGCTAAATTTGGATCACCTGCAGTAGACCTATAGTAGGCATTATTGTCCTGCTGACTGATGGCATTATCTCCGCAATTTTTCTTCTTCATGTGATATAAAGAAGAGGGGTACTCACTAATAAATGCCTCAGATAAAATATTATTCTTAATAACCGTATTTCTGGTAATGTAAGGGTCATTAGGATCTTTCTCATCCCCTCGCGTATTCTCAATGACATCCAATGCTAATTCATTATCGTAAAGTGTGTTATTATACACTTTCACTCCAGATGAGTTGGCCACGGAAATACCCTTGCCCAAATAACTCTGATGCTTACCACTTTCAAGTACTACATTACCCGCGATAATTACATTGTTTGATATTTCACAGTGGATACCACTACGCGTACTGTTCTTCACAAAATTATGGACTATGACTGAGTTATTACTTCTCTCATCCAGCCAAAGACCATTGGCGTCATTATCTACAAAAGAGTTGTTTCGCACTTCTGCATTTTTCGACCATAACAGTTTGACTCCCGAGGCAGACCAACTGTTCCTGTTATAGTTTTCATAGTTATTTTCCTTAAAGCTATTGTTAATTAGCTTGATACGATCAGCATACGAAATACCCCCCCCCTGGCAGGCATTATAAGCGAACAAATTATTTTTAAGGACTACATCATTGGCATGTTGTACCCTGATGCCTGCCGCTCCATTCCATACTACTTCACAATTTTCAATTACGGTGCCTGGTGAGCCTATGAAAAGACCAGCATCAGTATAATGCATAATCTTCAGCCCTCTGATGGTGACTCCACTCTCATTAAGGTCATAAGTATTAAATCCCCACCATACCGCACTGATTTCCACTTGCTTACCGGATGGGTTCGTACCGATATAAACGTTCTTACTTGAGTAGTCAACATAAAATTTACCAGCGCTTACCTGACTTTTAGAACTCACTTGTTTTTGGGATTGCCCATTGATATATACCATATCACGATGGTCTGCCATCGGATTTTCTTTAATAGCTCTACCATCGTCATTATTAGGCTTACCAAACAAATCATCCCATTGAGTCCTCCAGGTATTACCAGAAGCAACCCAGTCTTTTTCTATTTCACTACCTTTAATAGTTACATTCGCTCCAGGATAAGGCTGGATTGTTAAACGCCTATAAATAGTTGTGCTATACTTACTAGTACGATAAGTACCTCCTTTTAGCACAATGGTAGCACCACGAGGAGCTTTTTGTAATGCTGTAGAAAGTGAGCAGGGATTTCCTTCCCTACAAGGAGCACTCCCATTACCATTAGGAGCCGCAAAATAGGCCCCGCTGGGAATACTATAGTTTTTGCTTACTGTACCAGATGTCCCGCTTGGCTGAGCCGAAATAGTCAAAACGGGAAATACCATCCATAAAGCGATAAGAAAGAGTAGATAGATTCTAGACTGTAAAGTAAAAATCATAGTTAAATTTAATGTGGAGAATTACTTAAAAGCTTTAGTTATTTTTGATGGACAGTCAAAAAGTACTCCAACATCTTATAAGAGATCTACATATGTAGGAAAGAAGTAATAACTAACCTTAAATTATTTCCTCTGAACTGATTTACTCCTTAGCACCTTGGTCAATTCCAAATAATTCTACGGTAGTTGAAAAAATAATATTCAAAGAGGCTTGCTATGCTTATTATATTGATAAGCAGCTTATCAAATTGAAAAACAGGCATTTGTACCTTTTAGTGAGAATTTTACATCAAAGTGTCATTAGTGTATTTTGATAGCTTTATTTTAAGATTTTTTATAAAATATTGACTGTAATATGATTCCATATTTTCTATGCAACTCTGATAATCTACATTCATATACATTTTTGATCAATCATTCTCCTTAAGACATTATACTCAATCAAAATGAAAATATGCTTAGTATAAATACTAAATGTGGTCATGTAGTTATACCTTATTTGTAAGTAAGTGGACAAAACTAAATTGGTATAACAGAGTTTTGAAAACAGATTTTGTCTTCGGTGCCAAAATTCTTCAGAATACTTTTGGCTACTTTAGTAAGCCTACTCCAACTTTTGTAGTGTTCTGGTTTGAGCCATTTATATTTCATTTTTCTCCACAGTATTTCTACAGCGTTCAAGTGAGGTCTATATATTCTGGTAGAAAGAAAATGTACAAATCTTGCGCTTGTCATTGCTCTATTCGCTCATACACAGCTTGACATCGGTAGATGGGCGCATTGTCCACCACCACCACCGTAGGTTTGTTAATGGTTTTCATAAAGTCGTCCCTACATTGCACGATAAACTCTCTAGTTGTCGTTGTTTCAGTAGGATAGGCTGCCAAGCGGTTATTTGAACTCATGAGCCCGAAAATACTCAGCCGCTTACTGTCTCTGGAAACCAGCTTTATTTTCTTTCCTTTCAATTGCCATCCATAGAGGATGTCGGGGTAAGGCAGAATCCCGGTGGGGACCACGGCAAAAAACAAGTCTATATTACCGTTTTTATGTTGCTCCACTAACATGACTAAACGTTTGGCTCTTTCTAGATATTCACCTGGATTCTGTCATTGCAAAAAAAAAACCACCTTCTATAACTGAAGGTGGTTTTTTTTACAACAGATTGTACCTATAATTTAATAATCTCTTTCTGGTATATTTGATCTTTAGCAATGACTTGTACCAGGTATATCCCACTTCCATAACCTCCTAGGCTAAGAGTCATTTGGGAAATCACTTTTGTATCATCAATAAATTCATGCCGTAGTATTTGCCCTTTGGTGTTGATCACTCTCACTTCAAGAGACTCATACAAATCCATATTCATCAATTTGATAGTGACCTCCCCGTTTTGTGTTGGATTAGGGTATGCTAAAATTTCAATACAATTATTACAGGTACCATCAGATGATATTAAGGATGCTCCGTTTAAATTCTTATCACTTTGAGCGGTACGAAGTGAGTTTCCACAATCAACTGCCGGGTCACCTAATCCTGTAGGACTAATGCCATTAGCGGTCAGATGAAGTTTATCCAAATCCGCGCCATCCTCACGATAAGCAAAATCCAAGGTATGTGTACTGCCAGCCGCAAAATCCAGGCTGAGTACCCCTACTTCGCGCCAGTCAAAATTACCGGAACGAGGCGTAACGTTCCATTGTACCCAGCTACCTCCATCTAGCCTCACCCAGAAGGAATCATCATTACCTGAGAGAGCTCGCACCCGGGCATATAGCTGATAGCTGCCTGCTTCATTTACAGTAAAAGTATGGCTTACATGATCCGCACTGGAGCCAGGCGCTGAACCATAGCTATTCAGTCCCGTATTAATCGTTACATAAGTTCCTGCTGAAGCTTCAGGTAGATTCACCACATTCCAGTTCGCGCCTATCACTCCACACTCCGCTTCCAGCCAGATTTCACTTGAGGCTGTGTTTACAGTAACCTCTACCGCATCGGTAGCTTCCACTCCTTCGTTATCTGTCACTGTCAGCGTATATAGGGTAGTACCTACAGGGGCATCTACTGTAATATTAGCCTCTGTGCCTACTACTGTACTGCCATCACTCCAGCTATAACTTACAATCGTGCCATCATCACTGGAACCACTTCCATCCAGCACGACACTCTCTGTTCCATTATCATCACTATCTACTACCATTACATCTTCTCCGGCATCTGCCAGCGGTGCCTGATTGCCCCCACTACTACAGTTTCCTGCCGGGTCACCTAATCCTGTAGGACTAATGCCATTGGCGGTCAGGTGAAGTTTATCCAAATCCGCGCCATCCTCACGATAAGCAAAATCCAAGGTATGTGTACTGCCAGCCGCAAAATCCAGGCTGAGTACACCTACTTCGCGCCAGTCAAAATTACCGGCTAAGGGTGATACACTCCACTGTACCCAGTTACCTCCATCTAGCCTCACCCAGAAGGAGTCATTGGAATAGTTAGTCGCACGTACCCGGGCATATAGCTGATAGTTGCCTGCTTCATTTACAGTAAAAGTATGGCTTATATGATCCGCACTGGAGCCAGGCGCTGAACCATAGCTATTCAGTCCCGTATTAATCGTTACATAAGTTCCTGCTGAAGCTTCAGGCAGATTCACCACATTCCAGTTCGCGCCTATCACTCCACACTCCGCTTCCAGCCAGATTTCACTTGAGGCTGTGTTTACAGTAACCTCTACCGCATCGGTAGCTTCCACTCCTTCGTTATCTGTCACTGTCAGCGTATATAGGGTAGTACCTACAGGGGCATCTACTGTAATATTAGCCTCTGTGCCTACTACTGTACTGCCATCACTCCAGCTATAACTTACAATCGTGCCATCATCACTGGAACCACTTCCATCCAGCACGACACTCTCTGTTCCATTATCATCACTATCTACTACCATTACATCTTCTCCGGCATCTGCCAGCGGTGCCTGATTGCCCCCACTACTACAGTTTCCTGCCGGGTCACCTAATCCTGTAGGACTAATGCCATTGGCGGTCAGGTGAAGTTTATCCAAATCCGCGCCATCCTCACGATAAGCAAAATCCAAGGTATGTGTACTGCCAGCCGCAAAATCCAGGCTGAGTACACCTACTTCGCGCCAGTCAAAATTACCGGCTAAGGGTGATACACTCCACTGTACCCAGTTACCTCCATCTAGCCTCACCCAGAAGGAGTCATTGGAATAGTTAGTCGCACGTACCCGGGCATATAGCTGATAGTTGCCTGCTTCATTTACAGTAAAAGTATGGCTTATATGATCCGCACTGGAGCCAGGCGCTGAACCATAGCTATTCAGTCCCGTATTGATCGTTACATAAGTTCCTGCTGAAGCTTCAGGCAGATTCACCACATTCCAGTTCGCGCCTATTACTCCACATTCCGCTTCCAACCAGATATCCTGTTTTATAACAGCTTCATTAATGTTAATTCTAAAGGAAGTAAGATCAGCATCAGTCACTACAATACCGTTTAAATCAGTAGCTGTTACCTGAATATTAATAGCACCTGTCGCTTCCAGCGGTACAGTTCCACGAACTTCTCCGGTGTTTTCATCTATGGATAACCATGAGGGCAGAGGGTTACCACTTGTCAGTTGTGCCGAATAAGTGAATTCATTGCCCGGGTATCCCTGATCAAAAGCAGTGGAAGCATTGTAAACAACATCATCGCCCCCCGTAACCATAACATCGCTCAGTGCAAATGCGACAAAAGGATCATTTACCGGTTTGATATTAATAAAGTATTGAAGGTTATCATTCCAATCACAATTGGCACTACCCCCTTCGCAACCATCATTCACATAATCCTGGATGACAATATAATGGTTAGGCACTACTTCTCCGGCATAGTTCAACACCTTATATATTCTTATTCCTGATACTTGATCTACCAGATTTCCACTTGGATTACCTCCACTGCTTCTGTAAAGCGCTACCTGTATCCTAAAAGGTTGGGTAATCCTGTTAGAGAAGTCTCCCGCTATTTTCTTATTAGATGTATTATTATTCGTTTTAGGAAATAAGCTTTGATGCCATAGAGGGCCATAGGTATAAGAGAATTGGTTACCTGCTTCATCTACTATAGGCGTATCAGAATTAACTTCAATCAGGCGGGTATTGGCATTACCCGGTCCTCTGAAGGCAGCCAACTGAAAAGCCCTCACCGGTTGGTTCGGATCTGCCTGCTCAAAGACAGAAGCTGAAATCAGGTCACCATGTACTCCACTATTTACATCCTCAGGAAGTGGAGGCGCAGAACTGGGGCGCGGGTCACCATTCATAGAAGTTTTAAATCCTAAGGCACGGAAAAGCTGTATGGAGTTTGACTCATTGCCACTTTCAGGTAATCCCATATAATTACCTAACAATTGTACGGTGTACGAAGAGCCATTATCCGCGTTTGAATGGATAATAAGCTGCTGAGCCCTATCTCCTTTTCCTCCTCCATTCTCTATAAACTGCATCTCTACATCTAAAAACCCATCCGCTGGAATACTGACAGGAAAGCCGACATTTTCTGCTGCTGTACCACCTATGGTATTGATGACGAATTCCGTTTCATCAGTAATGGTCATGGCATTGATTTGGAGGGGAGATACACCCGGGTTATGAATTCGCATGACATTGGTATTGTGCAAGCGTACCGCCACACCATTAGAGTTTGTAGGATCCCGTATATGATGGAAGGAATAAATGCTATCCGCAGGAAAGCCTATGTTAGTATCCGGAATTTTAGTCATATTTTCCAGGCTGATTAGTGCCCCACTCGCCGCCTCTACGCTAAACTGCCGTACTACTTTGGTCTGGTTCTGGTTGGGAGAATCATCCGTACCTGTTACCACCAGGGTATATGCTCCTACCTGATCTATCGTAAATGCGTTGCTATTATTACCTGACTGTAAAGGACTTCCTGACTGATCAAATAGCGTATAAGATAAGTTTACCTGGGATGCTCCGCTAGCATTAGGCGTACTGCTAAAGGATACCTCAACGCTGTTCAGATAAGTTTGCTGGAAATTGTCTCCTGCCAGATTTACCTCTAATGCCGGTGGAGCGAAGACGGAATCCAGTGGTACTACACTTACACTATTGATTTTTGTATTGAAGCCTCCTTCCATCGCATCCAGATTTAACACACCATCTGTTACATGAATAGCGGCAGTAGCAGTGCTGAAGCGTGAAGCCGAGCCATTAGCACCAGAAGGCTGAAACCTGTCAATCACATTAACACCTTCAGCATTGATGTGATGAGTGCTTCCTGTTTCGTCCGCATCGCCTACAGAGACAGTGACTTCATAAAAACCATTGTTAACTGCTACACCCCATACGCCTTCTTCCGGCGTTCCATCATTCCAATTGGAAATATCATCTCCCTGCATATGCATGAAGGTATTCAGCAAAGGATCGCTCGCACTGGTTCGGGCACGGCCATTTCCCGGATCACTCAGGTCCAGTGGTGTACTCATGTCGGTTCTCAACCATCCATAGCTAAGCTGTCCACCTCCCTGTGAGGGTAAATTCCGCAGGGCGTAATCTTCTCCAAAATCTTTAAGCCAATCTTCAGGAGACTCACTAGCCTCATCCTGAAAATTGATCTGGATATCGGTAATAGGATTAACTACATTAGAAGGGGGAATGGAAGGCTTAATAAGTGTAATTTTTCCCATACCGCCCTGTATATCCTGGTATTCTGAAACATACAAATTTCCGGTAACCACATCTTCAATAACGTCCAATGGTTTGTTAAAGGCATTTAGACTGGGGATGTCTTCAATGATATTTTCAATTTCATGATCCGGACCAGCACCCGGTTCCATCACTACCAGTATGCCTGGCGTATACCACACATTGATTAGCTTGCCTGCTAAAGCCCCGTTGAAAGCATCACTCTGATATTCTATGATGCCGTTGGGTGACTTGTTTTTACCCAGGTTGGCCGAGTACCCCCGATAATTGGCATCGACCTGTGTGCCTTCAGGGTACTGGGAAACAACAGCGTCTGGCCAGGGCGTACTTGTGCCGGGGTTACCGCCATTCAATACATACTCTGCTCTTCTGGGGTTAGGGTGACCATAGTACCCTCCTTCTTCAACCCTGAATAAATAATCGTTTTGTGTGGTAATCCCTGATACGTAGGGCACAAGCGGCCCGCCATAGGCCTGGTACTGAGGTTCGCGATAGTCCGTGCTTGCAGGGTCGGAACCTGGGGCATTCGCCAGACCAGCCGAACCATTGGTAGGTACATAGAGTTGGCCATTGCTATGCCAGTCCATATCGTATGCATTACGTATCCCATTTGCGTAAATGGTTAAGGGAGCATTGGTAGCATAGGGGTTAAACGTACCCCCTTCCTCTGTTTGCGCGTCTATCGGTAAGCTAATGCTCTGACTGCTGATCTGGGCTACATCCAATCTGAGCAGACTGGCTGACAGCAGAGTTTCGTGACGATTCCAGGCGTTCTCAAGCGCTCCCATGGCTGACAAAGACCCCTGTAATATGTAGAGCGCACCATCGGGCCCGAACTCTATACTATTGGTTACGTGGTCCTTCTTAGAGCGCGGCAGGTGAATGACATAATCGGTGATTGTTTCCAGATTACTACCTTCCAGCTTACTGATTTTTCCCTGAAAGTTGGGCTGATCCGAAAAGCCATACTTGGTATGAGAGACCCAGACCTGTAAGTCTTGTGCAGTTGCATTGGGGTCAAAGGTCATCCCAACAGCTAATCTGTTTCCGCCTTCAGCATCCCTAAGTGTAGTAATTAACTCCTCATTTTCCAGAAGACCGGTTGAGCGGTCAATGTCCCACCGTTTGATATAGCCATCAGAAGTAATGCCGTAGAGTTTCTCATCCGGACCAATGACCAGAGAAGTATATCCATTACCGCCGGTAGCTACAGTAGTACGTCCCACAAACTCAATAGGACCATTATAAGAAGAAGCTCCATTACCGGTGGTGAAGTATGAACTATAAGGAAGAA
Proteins encoded:
- a CDS encoding PKD domain-containing protein produces the protein MHTLFAQTNNFNVKVNFQDQATVPPVDYVADFGQAYQLKSDGLSYGWLSMATQSPIDLTTPGTGVGRNRNVGGVSLIQNTLIHMQGDDIQGWTGNRATEAYWEIEVPNGFYDVSVSVGDPVVEGNPNNLSVHHINVEGVVAINDFIVNNSLPAGDPSRFQAATVTVEVSDGRLTIDPLSSQSKNTKINSVEVLSVNPSGNEVLEFSDPSLAVELYENADPVNKSNFISATNFVPSPVDVNLTADSGGSTPGWIKVGGQLLDGTVIHNTAEAEIVFEFDPTGLSAGVYQATVTASGPNQTTTSFTAELTVSPPLPLTFPVQINFQDAQTTTPAGWETDFGDAYGVKPNGYTYGWLSIDGSKTPLSLVGNGRNRNVTGFTVLQNTLMHMQYDDVGGSGINEEGMWEIEIPNGDYRVTVVAGDLASENLSGTQHHINVEGKNVLSYQAAIGQSNLETRVDIVKVNDGKLSLDATGGFNTKLVSLTIEESENSTQPQVLGTSIPDGAMDVDLLPTISSLNLYLPNSGIDPVALNNTNVKLYEVTEDPEIQGGEILTNVVSTIGTSGGFDVISLTPNTKLKTNTRYKFEVSENLLDQSGVAFLPYSSYFTTGNGASSYNGPIEFVGRTTVATGGNGYTSLVIGPDEKLYGITSDGYIKRWDIDRSTGLLENEELITTLRDAEGGNRLAVGMTFDPNATAQDLQVWVSHTKYGFSDQPNFQGKISKLEGSNLETITDYVIHLPRSKKDHVTNSIEFGPDGALYILQGSLSAMGALENAWNRHETLLSASLLRLDVAQISSQSISLPIDAQTEEGGTFNPYATNAPLTIYANGIRNAYDMDWHSNGQLYVPTNGSAGLANAPGSDPASTDYREPQYQAYGGPLVPYVSGITTQNDYLFRVEEGGYYGHPNPRRAEYVLNGGNPGTSTPWPDAVVSQYPEGTQVDANYRGYSANLGKNKSPNGIIEYQSDAFNGALAGKLINVWYTPGILVVMEPGAGPDHEIENIIEDIPSLNAFNKPLDVIEDVVTGNLYVSEYQDIQGGMGKITLIKPSIPPSNVVNPITDIQINFQDEASESPEDWLKDFGEDYALRNLPSQGGGQLSYGWLRTDMSTPLDLSDPGNGRARTSASDPLLNTFMHMQGDDISNWNDGTPEEGVWGVAVNNGFYEVTVSVGDADETGSTHHINAEGVNVIDRFQPSGANGSASRFSTATAAIHVTDGVLNLDAMEGGFNTKINSVSVVPLDSVFAPPALEVNLAGDNFQQTYLNSVEVSFSSTPNASGASQVNLSYTLFDQSGSPLQSGNNSNAFTIDQVGAYTLVVTGTDDSPNQNQTKVVRQFSVEAASGALISLENMTKIPDTNIGFPADSIYSFHHIRDPTNSNGVAVRLHNTNVMRIHNPGVSPLQINAMTITDETEFVINTIGGTAAENVGFPVSIPADGFLDVEMQFIENGGGKGDRAQQLIIHSNADNGSSYTVQLLGNYMGLPESGNESNSIQLFRALGFKTSMNGDPRPSSAPPLPEDVNSGVHGDLISASVFEQADPNQPVRAFQLAAFRGPGNANTRLIEVNSDTPIVDEAGNQFSYTYGPLWHQSLFPKTNNNTSNKKIAGDFSNRITQPFRIQVALYRSSGGNPSGNLVDQVSGIRIYKVLNYAGEVVPNHYIVIQDYVNDGCEGGSANCDWNDNLQYFINIKPVNDPFVAFALSDVMVTGGDDVVYNASTAFDQGYPGNEFTYSAQLTSGNPLPSWLSIDENTGEVRGTVPLEATGAINIQVTATDLNGIVVTDADLTSFRININEAVIKQDIWLEAECGVIGANWNVVNLPEASAGTYVTINTGLNSYGSAPGSSADHISHTFTVNEAGNYQLYARVRATNYSNDSFWVRLDGGNWVQWSVSPLAGNFDWREVGVLSLDFAAGSTHTLDFAYREDGADLDKLHLTANGISPTGLGDPAGNCSSGGNQAPLADAGEDVMVVDSDDNGTESVVLDGSGSSDDGTIVSYSWSDGSTVVGTEANITVDAPVGTTLYTLTVTDNEGVEATDAVEVTVNTASSEIWLEAECGVIGANWNVVNLPEASAGTYVTINTGLNSYGSAPGSSADHISHTFTVNEAGNYQLYARVRATNYSNDSFWVRLDGGNWVQWSVSPLAGNFDWREVGVLSLDFAAGSTHTLDFAYREDGADLDKLHLTANGISPTGLGDPAGNCSSGGNQAPLADAGEDVMVVDSDDNGTESVVLDGSGSSDDGTIVSYSWSDGSTVVGTEANITVDAPVGTTLYTLTVTDNEGVEATDAVEVTVNTASSEIWLEAECGVIGANWNVVNLPEASAGTYVTINTGLNSYGSAPGSSADHVSHTFTVNEAGSYQLYARVRALSGNDDSFWVRLDGGSWVQWNVTPRSGNFDWREVGVLSLDFAAGSTHTLDFAYREDGADLDKLHLTANGISPTGLGDPAVDCGNSLRTAQSDKNLNGASLISSDGTCNNCIEILAYPNPTQNGEVTIKLMNMDLYESLEVRVINTKGQILRHEFIDDTKVISQMTLSLGGYGSGIYLVQVIAKDQIYQKEIIKL